Proteins from one Streptomyces sp. NBC_00390 genomic window:
- the folB gene encoding dihydroneopterin aldolase, giving the protein MDRVALRGLKARGHHGVFPREREEGQTFIVDLALGLDTRPAAADDDLAKTVHYGVVAEEVVAIVEGEPVDLIETLAERIAQKCLKHDGVAEVEVVVHKPDAPITVPFDDVTITITRSRV; this is encoded by the coding sequence GTGGATCGTGTCGCGCTGCGCGGCCTCAAGGCCCGTGGGCACCATGGCGTCTTCCCCCGGGAGCGCGAGGAAGGCCAGACCTTCATCGTCGACCTGGCCCTCGGCCTCGACACCCGCCCCGCGGCGGCCGACGACGACCTGGCGAAGACCGTGCACTACGGCGTGGTGGCGGAGGAGGTCGTCGCCATCGTCGAGGGCGAGCCCGTCGACCTGATCGAGACGCTCGCCGAGCGCATCGCCCAGAAGTGTCTGAAGCACGACGGCGTGGCGGAGGTCGAGGTGGTCGTGCACAAGCCGGACGCCCCCATCACGGTGCCCTTCGACGACGTCACGATCACGATCACCCGGAGCCGAGTATGA
- a CDS encoding ABC transporter ATP-binding protein codes for MIRFEHVTKRYPDGTTAVDDLSFEVAAGELVTLVGPSGCGKTTTMKMVNRLIEPSSGRIFVDGADISTLDPVQLRRRIGYVIQQVGLFPHKTVLENTATVPHLLGVKRSRRRERAAELLDLVGLDPSVYGDRYPEQLSGGQRQRVGVARALAADPPVLLMDEPFGAVDPVVREHLQNEFLRLQAQVRKTVLFVTHDIEEAVRLGDRIAVYGQGRIEQFDAPAAVLGAPATEYVADFVGADRGLKRLSVTPIEEGDLEQPPVVHLDDPLPRDLGGARWAVVLDAEDSLHGWLSADQAASGKGSVREHARRMEAWLPVGASLKQAFSTMLQHDAGWIAVIDREQTGRFLGVLTPARLHEALRRSIDADAHDIPRTEVELETIGQGPVRTSGA; via the coding sequence ATGATCCGTTTCGAGCATGTCACCAAGCGCTACCCGGACGGCACCACGGCCGTCGACGACCTCTCGTTCGAGGTCGCCGCGGGTGAACTGGTCACGCTCGTCGGACCGTCCGGCTGCGGCAAGACGACCACGATGAAGATGGTCAACCGTCTCATCGAACCGAGCAGCGGGCGGATATTCGTGGACGGCGCGGACATCTCCACACTCGACCCGGTCCAGCTGCGCCGCCGTATCGGCTATGTGATCCAGCAGGTCGGCCTCTTCCCGCACAAGACGGTCCTGGAGAACACGGCGACCGTCCCCCATCTCCTCGGCGTGAAGCGCTCGCGGCGCCGTGAGCGTGCCGCCGAACTCCTGGACCTGGTGGGCCTCGACCCGTCCGTCTACGGCGACCGCTACCCCGAGCAGCTCTCCGGCGGCCAGCGCCAGCGTGTGGGCGTCGCCCGGGCACTGGCGGCCGATCCGCCCGTGCTGCTGATGGACGAGCCGTTCGGCGCGGTCGACCCGGTGGTGCGCGAGCACCTGCAGAACGAGTTCCTGAGGCTCCAGGCACAGGTGCGCAAGACGGTCCTCTTCGTCACCCATGACATCGAGGAGGCCGTGCGGCTGGGGGACCGTATCGCTGTCTACGGCCAGGGGCGGATCGAGCAGTTCGACGCGCCGGCCGCCGTGCTGGGCGCCCCGGCCACCGAGTACGTGGCCGACTTCGTCGGCGCGGACCGCGGACTGAAGCGCCTGTCGGTCACCCCCATCGAGGAGGGCGATCTGGAGCAGCCGCCGGTCGTCCATCTCGACGACCCGCTGCCCCGCGACCTCGGCGGCGCGCGATGGGCGGTCGTACTGGACGCCGAGGACTCCCTGCACGGCTGGTTGTCCGCCGATCAGGCCGCGTCCGGCAAGGGGTCGGTACGCGAACACGCGCGGCGCATGGAGGCCTGGCTGCCCGTCGGCGCCTCGCTCAAGCAGGCCTTCTCGACGATGCTGCAGCACGACGCGGGCTGGATCGCGGTCATCGACCGCGAGCAGACGGGGCGCTTCCTCGGTGTCCTGACGCCCGCCCGGCTGCACGAGGCGCTGCGCCGCTCCATCGACGCGGACGCCCACGACATCCCCCGCACCGAGGTGGAGCTGGAGACGATCGGCCAGGGCCCGGTCCGCACATCAGGTGCTTAG
- a CDS encoding nuclear transport factor 2 family protein → MSRTDLERVEEANTAFYETMERGDFEKLSTLWLDDDISCIHPGWPVLSGRGEVLRSYALIMANTEYIQFFLTDVKVNVAGDTALVTCTENILSGGPAEDGGELGPLVGQLVVATNVFRRTSDGWKIWSHHGSPVLTESDDEEDDETPA, encoded by the coding sequence GTGAGCCGTACCGATCTCGAACGGGTCGAGGAGGCCAACACCGCCTTCTACGAGACCATGGAGCGCGGCGACTTCGAGAAGCTCTCCACACTCTGGCTCGACGACGACATCTCCTGCATCCACCCGGGCTGGCCGGTGCTCTCCGGCCGTGGGGAGGTCCTCCGCTCGTACGCGCTGATCATGGCGAACACGGAGTACATCCAGTTCTTCCTCACCGACGTCAAAGTGAATGTGGCCGGTGACACCGCTCTGGTCACCTGCACGGAGAACATTCTCAGCGGCGGCCCCGCTGAGGACGGCGGCGAGCTCGGGCCGCTCGTCGGGCAGCTGGTGGTCGCCACCAATGTGTTCCGCCGCACATCCGACGGCTGGAAGATCTGGTCCCACCACGGCTCGCCGGTGCTGACCGAGAGCGACGACGAGGAAGACGACGAGACGCCCGCATAG
- the folK gene encoding 2-amino-4-hydroxy-6-hydroxymethyldihydropteridine diphosphokinase produces MNQAASDPTVQPVPSSVMEQVDAADVTLSNPKRAVISLGSNLGNRLETLQGAIDALEDTPGLRVKAVSPVYETEPWGVEPGSQPSYFNAVVVIKTTLPPSSLLERGQAIEEAFERVREERWGPRTIDVDIVSYADVVSDDPVLTLPHPRAHERAFVLAPWHDVEPEAQLPGRGAVAELLAVMGHGGVQPRADLELRLPE; encoded by the coding sequence ATGAACCAGGCAGCGAGCGACCCGACCGTGCAGCCGGTGCCGTCCTCCGTCATGGAGCAGGTGGACGCCGCCGATGTCACTCTGTCCAATCCCAAACGGGCCGTCATCTCGCTCGGCTCCAACCTGGGCAACCGCCTGGAGACGCTCCAGGGCGCCATCGACGCCCTGGAGGACACCCCGGGGCTGCGGGTCAAGGCCGTCTCACCCGTGTACGAGACGGAGCCGTGGGGCGTCGAGCCGGGCAGTCAGCCGTCGTACTTCAACGCGGTGGTGGTGATCAAGACCACGCTGCCCCCGTCCTCGCTGCTGGAGCGCGGCCAGGCCATCGAAGAGGCCTTCGAGCGGGTCCGTGAGGAGCGCTGGGGGCCGCGGACCATCGACGTCGACATCGTGTCGTACGCCGACGTCGTCTCCGACGACCCGGTGCTGACCCTGCCGCACCCGCGTGCCCATGAGCGCGCCTTCGTGCTCGCGCCGTGGCACGACGTGGAGCCGGAGGCGCAGCTCCCCGGCCGTGGCGCCGTGGCCGAGCTGCTGGCGGTCATGGGGCACGGTGGTGTGCAGCCCCGCGCCGACCTGGAACTGCGGCTGCCCGAGTAG
- a CDS encoding alpha/beta hydrolase, producing the protein MGLTSNKVLALAVLAALLLFVATIWWWPRLARGGVRAVAGRVGLLLATQLALFAVIALTANRAFLFYGSWADLFGQKQELGVVVDHSADRSHVRLVAKQQPGVPGGSRPAKAGQIHKVVIAGKQSRIDSPAYVYLPPEYFQAEHRKSTFPAVVVLTGYPGTAENLLKGLRYPKTAFELAAAGRMRPTILVMLRPTVAPPRDTECVDVPGGPQTETFFAKDVPQAVSGTYRVGTAARNWGFIGNSTGGYCALKIALHHPERFAGGAGLSAHYKAAEDPTTGDLFQGDDQERKRADLLWSLDHVPQGKTSFLVTSSRQGEHNLGETLEFIKRVKAPARVSSIMLDSGGHNYNTWRREIPPALEWLSGRLRP; encoded by the coding sequence ATGGGTCTGACCAGCAACAAAGTACTGGCCTTGGCCGTCCTGGCAGCGCTGCTGCTGTTCGTCGCCACGATCTGGTGGTGGCCGCGGCTCGCGCGCGGCGGGGTTCGAGCGGTCGCCGGCCGCGTCGGACTGCTGCTCGCCACGCAGCTGGCCCTGTTCGCGGTGATCGCCCTGACGGCCAACCGGGCCTTCCTCTTCTACGGTTCCTGGGCCGATCTCTTCGGCCAGAAACAGGAGCTCGGCGTGGTCGTGGACCATTCCGCCGACCGCTCGCACGTCAGGCTCGTCGCGAAGCAGCAGCCTGGGGTGCCCGGCGGTTCGCGGCCCGCGAAGGCGGGTCAGATCCACAAGGTCGTCATAGCGGGGAAGCAGTCGCGGATAGACAGCCCTGCCTACGTGTATCTGCCGCCGGAGTACTTCCAGGCGGAGCACCGCAAGAGCACCTTTCCGGCGGTCGTGGTCCTGACCGGCTATCCGGGAACCGCGGAGAACCTCCTCAAGGGGCTCAGATACCCGAAGACCGCGTTCGAGCTCGCCGCGGCCGGCCGGATGAGGCCGACGATTCTGGTGATGCTGCGTCCGACCGTGGCGCCGCCCCGGGACACCGAGTGCGTCGACGTCCCCGGCGGGCCGCAGACCGAGACGTTCTTCGCGAAGGATGTCCCGCAGGCCGTCTCCGGGACCTATCGGGTCGGCACCGCGGCGCGGAACTGGGGCTTCATCGGCAACTCCACCGGCGGTTACTGCGCCCTGAAGATCGCGCTGCACCATCCGGAGCGGTTCGCGGGGGGCGCCGGGCTCTCCGCGCACTACAAGGCGGCCGAGGACCCGACGACCGGTGATCTCTTCCAGGGCGACGACCAGGAGCGCAAGCGGGCGGACCTGCTGTGGAGCCTGGACCATGTGCCGCAGGGAAAGACGTCCTTCCTGGTCACCAGCTCACGGCAGGGCGAGCACAACCTCGGGGAGACCCTGGAGTTCATCAAGCGGGTGAAGGCGCCCGCGCGCGTCTCGTCGATCATGCTGGACAGCGGCGGGCACAACTACAACACCTGGCGCCGGGAGATCCCGCCGGCCCTGGAGTGGCTCAGCGGGAGGCTCCGCCCCTAA
- the folP gene encoding dihydropteroate synthase, producing MSTLRGRGTADGMPEWDRCAVMGVVNVTPDSFSDGGRWFDTTAAVKRGLDLVAQGADLVDVGGESTRPGATRVDEDEELRRVVPVVRGLASEGVTVSVDTMRAGVAEQAVAAGAALVNDVSGGLADPRMVPAVAALDTPFVVMHWRGFSEDMNSRAVYGDVVAEVVTELRRRMEAVIDGGIAPERIVIDPGLGFAKHAEHDLALVAHLAELRALGRPVLVAASRKRFLGHVLAKEGAAPPARERDAATAAVSAIAAHEGAWAVRVHEVRATADAVRVARAVEGAR from the coding sequence ATGAGTACGTTGCGCGGACGTGGCACGGCAGACGGCATGCCCGAGTGGGATCGCTGTGCGGTCATGGGAGTCGTCAATGTGACGCCCGACTCCTTCTCCGACGGGGGCCGCTGGTTCGACACCACGGCCGCCGTCAAGCGCGGTCTCGACCTGGTCGCCCAGGGCGCCGACCTCGTCGACGTCGGCGGCGAGTCGACCCGGCCCGGCGCCACCCGCGTCGACGAGGACGAGGAGCTGCGCAGGGTCGTCCCGGTCGTCCGGGGCCTCGCGTCCGAGGGCGTGACCGTGTCGGTCGACACAATGCGCGCCGGCGTCGCCGAGCAGGCAGTCGCGGCCGGTGCGGCGCTGGTCAACGACGTCAGCGGCGGGCTCGCCGACCCCCGGATGGTTCCGGCGGTGGCCGCCCTGGACACCCCGTTCGTCGTGATGCACTGGCGCGGGTTCAGCGAGGACATGAACAGCCGTGCGGTGTACGGCGACGTGGTCGCCGAGGTCGTCACGGAGCTGCGCCGGCGCATGGAGGCGGTCATCGACGGCGGCATCGCGCCCGAGCGGATCGTCATCGATCCCGGACTCGGCTTCGCCAAGCATGCCGAGCACGACCTCGCCCTGGTCGCCCACCTCGCGGAGCTGCGCGCCCTGGGCCGCCCGGTGCTGGTGGCCGCCTCCCGCAAGCGGTTCCTGGGGCATGTCCTGGCCAAGGAGGGCGCTGCCCCGCCGGCCCGCGAGCGCGACGCCGCGACCGCCGCGGTGTCCGCCATCGCGGCGCACGAAGGTGCGTGGGCGGTACGGGTCCACGAGGTGCGGGCCACCGCGGATGCGGTCCGCGTCGCGCGGGCCGTCGAGGGCGCCCGGTGA
- a CDS encoding phosphatidylglycerol lysyltransferase domain-containing protein, protein MSATVDGDKSGLVPRVRRALRGPRPDAVPSLVGTACAFVGLVDVAAGVFPRFRHSRMHAFAEVLPGATGPFAAALSLSAGVLLLLLAHGLKRHKRRAWRAAVILLPAGAAAQFVYRHSVVGVLLSLALLALLLRHRGQFAALPDPRSRWRALANFVLMSAGSLALGLVVVSAHPGKVVGSPGLTDRLEHVIYGLFGFEGPVDYADRVSWTVGYSLGALGLLTAVTTVYLAFRPEHPAARLTEDDERRLRDLLAVHGGRDSLGHFALRRDKGVVFSPSGKAAVCYRVVSSVMLASGDPIGDVEAWPGAIERFMDEAKAHSWTPAVMGCSETGAEVWTRETGLDALELGDEAVVDVADFSLAGRAMRNVRQMVKRIERGGYETRVRRVRDLTDDELERIRRAAADWRGTDTERGFSMALGRIGDPADGEAVIATAHKAGPNDADSPYGDLKAIIHFVPWGVDGMSLELMRRDRSADPGMNELLIVASLQAAPALKVERVSLNFAMFRSALARGEKIGAGPVLRLWRGLLVFLSRWFQIESLYKFNAKFRPRWEPRFVVFRNTRDLPRIGFAAMQAEGFVNVSLPRPFTRHRPDRLPRPCAHPARHHEQPEVRAA, encoded by the coding sequence ATGTCTGCAACGGTAGATGGGGACAAATCAGGATTGGTTCCGCGGGTGCGTCGCGCGCTGCGCGGCCCCCGGCCCGACGCGGTGCCGTCGCTGGTGGGCACAGCCTGCGCGTTCGTCGGCCTGGTCGACGTGGCGGCCGGGGTCTTCCCGCGGTTCCGGCACAGCCGCATGCACGCGTTCGCCGAGGTGCTGCCCGGTGCCACCGGCCCGTTCGCCGCGGCGCTCTCGCTCAGCGCCGGCGTCCTGCTGCTGCTCCTCGCCCACGGGCTCAAGCGCCACAAGCGCCGCGCCTGGCGGGCCGCCGTCATCCTGCTGCCGGCCGGAGCCGCTGCCCAGTTCGTCTACCGGCACTCCGTCGTCGGTGTGCTGCTCTCACTCGCGCTGCTGGCCCTGCTGCTGCGTCACCGGGGCCAGTTCGCCGCGCTGCCCGACCCGCGCAGCCGCTGGCGCGCGCTCGCCAACTTCGTTCTGATGAGCGCCGGTTCCCTCGCTCTGGGGCTGGTCGTCGTCAGCGCCCACCCCGGCAAGGTCGTCGGCAGCCCCGGTCTGACCGACCGCCTCGAGCACGTCATCTACGGGCTCTTCGGCTTCGAGGGCCCCGTCGACTACGCGGACCGCGTCTCCTGGACCGTCGGCTACTCGCTCGGCGCGCTCGGTCTGCTGACCGCGGTCACCACCGTCTATCTCGCCTTCCGGCCCGAACACCCCGCAGCGCGCCTCACCGAGGACGACGAGCGCAGGCTGCGCGACCTGCTGGCCGTGCACGGCGGCCGCGACTCGCTCGGCCACTTCGCTCTCCGCCGCGACAAGGGCGTCGTCTTCTCCCCCAGCGGCAAGGCGGCCGTCTGCTACCGCGTCGTCTCCTCGGTGATGCTCGCCAGCGGTGACCCGATCGGCGACGTCGAGGCCTGGCCCGGCGCCATCGAACGGTTCATGGACGAGGCCAAGGCACACTCCTGGACCCCGGCGGTGATGGGCTGCTCGGAGACCGGCGCCGAGGTGTGGACCCGCGAGACGGGCCTGGACGCCCTGGAACTCGGCGACGAGGCGGTGGTGGACGTCGCGGATTTCTCCCTGGCCGGGCGCGCGATGCGAAACGTACGCCAGATGGTGAAGCGGATCGAGCGGGGTGGTTACGAAACCCGCGTACGGCGCGTCCGTGACCTCACCGACGACGAACTGGAGCGCATCCGGCGGGCAGCGGCCGACTGGCGCGGCACCGACACCGAGCGCGGGTTCTCCATGGCGCTGGGCCGCATAGGCGATCCGGCCGACGGCGAGGCAGTGATCGCCACGGCCCACAAGGCCGGGCCGAACGATGCCGACTCTCCCTACGGCGACCTGAAGGCGATCATCCATTTCGTTCCGTGGGGCGTGGACGGCATGTCCCTGGAGCTGATGCGCCGCGACCGCTCCGCCGACCCCGGCATGAACGAACTCCTCATCGTCGCCTCCCTGCAGGCCGCGCCCGCACTGAAGGTCGAGCGCGTCTCCCTCAACTTCGCGATGTTCCGCTCGGCGCTGGCGCGCGGCGAGAAGATCGGCGCGGGTCCGGTGCTGCGGCTGTGGCGCGGGCTGCTCGTCTTCCTCTCGCGCTGGTTCCAGATCGAGTCGCTGTACAAGTTCAACGCCAAGTTCCGGCCGCGCTGGGAACCGCGTTTCGTGGTCTTCCGCAACACCAGGGACCTGCCGCGGATCGGCTTCGCCGCCATGCAGGCGGAGGGCTTCGTGAACGTCTCGCTCCCGCGCCCCTTCACCCGCCACCGCCCTGACCGGCTGCCCCGTCCCTGCGCGCATCCCGCCCGCCATCACGAGCAGCCCGAGGTCCGCGCGGCGTGA
- a CDS encoding DUF3180 domain-containing protein: MKQLRLGVLAGLFAAAGVLSWGAARLWDSFGTLPSVPLAAPIVLAAIAVVLTATALSLRARLRAQRERRPGAKGVEPLMAARAVVFGQASALVAALVSGMYGGTGVFLLGSLDIPPRRDQAIYAAFSVLAGIGVIAAALFLERVCKLPEDDDDNTTTARTS; this comes from the coding sequence GTGAAGCAACTACGGCTCGGTGTGCTGGCCGGTCTCTTCGCCGCGGCAGGAGTGCTGTCCTGGGGGGCCGCGCGCCTGTGGGACTCCTTCGGCACCCTGCCCAGCGTGCCGCTGGCCGCGCCGATCGTGCTGGCGGCGATCGCCGTCGTCCTCACCGCGACCGCGCTCTCCCTGCGCGCCCGGCTGCGGGCCCAGCGCGAGCGGCGCCCGGGTGCCAAGGGGGTCGAGCCGTTGATGGCGGCCCGCGCGGTGGTGTTCGGGCAGGCAAGCGCGCTCGTGGCGGCCCTGGTGAGCGGCATGTACGGCGGCACGGGTGTGTTCCTGCTCGGCTCCCTCGACATCCCGCCCCGCCGGGACCAGGCGATCTACGCGGCATTCTCGGTGCTGGCGGGCATCGGCGTGATCGCGGCGGCACTCTTTCTGGAACGTGTCTGCAAGCTCCCCGAGGACGACGACGACAACACGACGACGGCCCGGACCTCGTAG